The genomic interval CGACGACCTGCTGGGAGCGCTCGGCCGCGAGGGCGAGGTCGTGGGTGATCAGGAGGAGGCCGATGTCGAGCTCGTCCTGGAGGGACGCCAGCAGGTCCAGAATCTGCTTCTGGACGGTGACGTCGAGGGCGCTCGTGGGCTCGTCGGCCACGAGCAGGGCGGGGCCGGGGATGATCGCCAGGGCGATGAGCACGCGCTGCAGCTGCCCGCCGGAGAGCTGGTGCGGGTAGGAGGCGGCGATCCGCTCGGGGTCCGTGAGGCCCGCTCGCTCGAGCCCCTCGCGCACGAGAGCCTCGCGTGCGGCCCGGCTGCGGGCGTCCGGCACGAGCGCCGCGGCCTCGAGGGCCTGGGAGCCGATGGTGCGCACGGGGTTCAGGGCGCTGCCCGGATCCTGTGGGACGAAGCCCAGCACGCGTCCGCGCAGGGGACGCAGGGCGCGCTCCGGAAGACGGGAGATCTCCCGTCCGCGCAGGCGGACGCTGCCCTCGACGCGGGCACCGCGGCGCTCGAGCAGGCGCAGCACGGCGCGGGCGATCGTCGACTTGCCCGAGCCGGACTCGCCGATGAGGGCGAGGGTCGAGCCCGCCGGGACGGAGAAGGACACGTCGCGGACGACCTCGCGGGCCGCGGCGCGCTCGCCGTAGGCCACGCGCAGGTGCTCGACGGTCAGCAGGGGAGCGGCGCCGCCCTCGGTGTCTCGCTCGGCGGCGGCCCCTGCGTCGGGGCGGGTGTCGGTGCCCGTGTCGGTGGAGGTCATCGGTTCCTCTCGGTGTCGATGAAGCGGCTGAGGCGGCTCACGGAGAGCACGACGATCGCGATCACGAGACCGGGCGCGATCACCAGCCAGGGCGCGTGCAGGAGGTGCTCGCGGCCGTCGGCCACCAGCAGGCCCCAGTCGGAGGCCGGCGGCGGATCGCCGTAGCCCAGGAACGCGAGGCCCGCGATGGTGAGGATCGCGAGGCCGAACTGGAGGACGGCGAGGGACAGCACGGGGCGCACGGCGTTCGGCAGCACGTGGCGGATCAGGATGTACGCGCCGGAGCCGCCGTTCAGGCGGGCGGCCTCGATGAACACGCTCGTGCGCACGCGCAGCACCTCGGCGCGCATGAGCCGGGCGAACACCGCCACCGCGGAGACGCCGGTCGCGATCGCGGCGTTGCGGGTGTCGTACCCGAGGGCCGTGACCACGACGACGGCGAGCAGGAAGCTCGGGATCGCCAGCAGCACGTCGACCAGGCGGCCCAGGACCGCGTCGGCCCAGCCGCCCGCGTACCCGGAGACGAGGCCGATCGCCCCGCCCACGAGCACGCCGATCGCGACCGCGATCAGGGCGCTGGTCATCGAGGAGGCCGAGCCGTGGATGATGCGCGAGAGCAGGTCCCGGCCCAGATGGTCGGTGCCCAGCAGGTACTGGCCGCCGGGCGGGGTGAACTTCCGGTCGGGCACGCCG from Brachybacterium kimchii carries:
- a CDS encoding ABC transporter permease; this encodes MTAAALTTGDPSGSPEHAPAGAPAQAGSRIRSLRRLPPTVCLSLAVLLLVLAFSLVPGLFTSADPAVGVPDRKFTPPGGQYLLGTDHLGRDLLSRIIHGSASSMTSALIAVAIGVLVGGAIGLVSGYAGGWADAVLGRLVDVLLAIPSFLLAVVVVTALGYDTRNAAIATGVSAVAVFARLMRAEVLRVRTSVFIEAARLNGGSGAYILIRHVLPNAVRPVLSLAVLQFGLAILTIAGLAFLGYGDPPPASDWGLLVADGREHLLHAPWLVIAPGLVIAIVVLSVSRLSRFIDTERNR